The following coding sequences are from one Rutidosis leptorrhynchoides isolate AG116_Rl617_1_P2 chromosome 11, CSIRO_AGI_Rlap_v1, whole genome shotgun sequence window:
- the LOC139875417 gene encoding uncharacterized protein, whose protein sequence is MKFLSLNIRGFGVGRESKVGWLKSICRVQKPNFVVLQETKLHCVDLQWIRVIWGNNNCNFIQKEMVGKSGGQLIIWDTDVFDATDSFSHDFFIGVRGVWKRSQKEISVINVYGPHDDHNKVNFWDQFLNIISRASDKAWVVCGDFNEVRGEEERFNCQFIESRAKLFNDFINNSKLIDIPLGGRTFTRVSDDGLKFSKLDRFLVNEAFHNLWSSLSVVTLDRDKSDHYPIIMKDDDRNFGHKPIKIEKQIKKHQAGFKGKKSCKVW, encoded by the coding sequence ATGAAGTTTCTTTCACTAAATATCAGGGGATTCGGGGTAGGTAGAGAATCTAAAGTCGGGTGGTTGAAGAGTATTTGTCGTGTTCAAAAACCTAATTTTGTTGTTCTACAAGAAACAAAACTGCATTGTGTTGATTTGCAATGGATTCGAGTTATTTGGggaaataataattgtaattttatTCAAAAGGAGATGGTCGGGAAGTCGGGAGGGCAGTTAATTATTTGGGATACTGATGTTTTCGATGCTACTGATTCTTTTTCTCATGATTTTTTCATTGGTGTTCGAGGTGTTTGGAAGAGGTCCCAAAAGGAGATAAGTGTTATTAATGTCTATGGTCCCCACGACGACCACAATAAAGTGAATTTTTGGGATCAATTTCTCAACATTATCTCTAGGGCCAGCGATAAAGCTTGGGTGGTTTGTGGAGATTTCAACGAGGTTAGAGGAGAAGAAGAACGTTTCAATTGTCAATTTATCGAAAGTCGTGCAAAGTTGTTTAATGATTTCATTAATAACTCGAAATTAATTGATATTCCCCTCGGTGGTAGAACCTTTACTCGGGTTAGTGATGATGGGCTCAAGTTTAGCAAGTTGGATCGTTTTCTTGTAAATGAAGCTTTCCACAATCTTTGGAGCTCTCTTTCGGTGGTTACTTTAGACCGCGATAAATCGGATCACTATCCTATCATTATGAAAGACGATGATAGGAACTTTGGCCATAAACCTATTAAA
- the LOC139875418 gene encoding uncharacterized protein produces MRSPNAHDVARLYSAHEERYGFRGMLGSIDCMHWEWRNCPVAAKGQCTRGDYKKPTLMLEAVASYDLWIWHSFFWMAGSNNDINVLNQSPIFDKLKNGIFPSAPFEVNGHEYSKGYYLADGIYPDWVTLVKGYLCPTEQPTIKFTRFQASARKDVERAFGVLQDNGFALSKWEEIFTTEEMENCMERIQNGGRDRDIIVREIRDRDLHNQLTEDLVEHIWNLPPTFRNAN; encoded by the exons ATGCGATCTCCGAATGCACACGATGTTGCTAGATTATATAGTGCTCACGAGGAGAGATATGGGTTTAGGGGTATGCTCGGGAGTATAGATTGTATGCACTGGGAGTGGAGGAATTGTCCTGTTGCTGCAAAAGGACAATGCACTAGGGGTGATTACAAGAAACCGACCCTTATGCTTGAAGCTGTTGCTTCTTATGACTTGTGGATTTGGCATTCTTTTTTTTGGATGGCGGGTTCAAACAATGATATCAACGTTTTGAACCAATCACCTATATTTGATAAACTTAAGAATGGAATATTTCCATCCGCACCATTTGAGGTAAATGGGCATGAATATAGCAAAGGATATTACCTTGCGGATGGTATATATCCCGATTGGGTAACTTTAGTTAAAGGATATTTATGTCCTACTGAACAACCAACGATTAAGTTTACAAGATTTCAAGCTAGTGCCCGAAAGGATGTAGAGAGGGCGTTTGGGGTTCTTCAAG ATAACGGCTTTGCACTTTCTAAATGGGAAGAAATATTCACTACCGAAGAAATGGAAAATTGTATGGAACGTATACAAAACGGAGGACGGGATCGAGATATCATCGTAAGAGAAATAAGGGATCGAGATCTGCACAACCAACTCACCGAGGATTTAGTCGAGCATATTTGGAACCTTCCACCGACTTTTCGCAATGCGAATTAG